The following coding sequences are from one Trypanosoma brucei gambiense DAL972 chromosome 2, complete sequence window:
- a CDS encoding ARP2/3 complex subunit, putative → MSEEELLYYTCIKNTLHAALCIGNYPSRTVERHNKPEVEVSGCAEGDNEGKSPELLLNRLHISRSEQERCLIEASINSVRISFAFPKMDPLAELIARKYVSFLAQRGQQFRILRKKPIAGYDISFLITHEEVEVIPRSKIIEFVITFLMEMDKDITLLKINANERARRAARQFFQVLSTN, encoded by the coding sequence ATGAGTGAAGAAGAACTCTTGTATTACACTTGCATTAAAAACACGCTTCATGCCGCGTTATGTATTGGAAACTACCCATCACGAACCGTAGAGCGGCACAATAAACCTGAAGTGGAAGTGAGTGGTTGCGCAGAGGGAGATAATGAGGGCAAATCACCGGAGTTGCTTCTCAACCGCCTCCACATCAGTCGTTCTGAACAGGAGAGATGTCTTATTGAAGCAAGTATAAATAGTGTACGCATTTCATTCGCTTTCCCTAAGATGGATCCTCTGGCGGAACTCATTGCGAGGAAATACGTTAGCTTCTTAGCTCAACGGGGCCAACAGTTCCGAATACTGCGCAAAAAGCCCATCGCGGGTTATGATATTAGTTTCCTCATTACTCACgaggaggtggaggtgaTACCTCGCAGCAAAATTATTGAATTTGTGATTACATTTTTGATGGAAATGGACAAAGATATTACATTACTGAAGATTAATGCTAATGAACGCGCACGACGGGCAGCAAGACAGTTCTTTCAAGTCTTATCGACTAACTGA